In one Andrena cerasifolii isolate SP2316 chromosome 2, iyAndCera1_principal, whole genome shotgun sequence genomic region, the following are encoded:
- the LOC143378772 gene encoding very long chain fatty acid elongase 7 translates to MATLIRHIYQGYRYINDELSDPRTQDFFLIGSPWACLGIVGFYLYFVQDLGPTLMAKRKPFNLDRVMQLYNAIQIVLCTFLLYKALDLAWLRDYSFYCEPVDYSNTPHAVEIARLVWVYFILKVFDLLDTVFFVLRKKQNQVSFLHVYHHAGMAIGTWAATKFLAGGHVTFLGTINCFVHVVMYSHYLATSLGFSKPWWKKYITQLQLTQFFLILVQYILLAWVDDCGFPKWISAVLIPQNLFMMVLFADFYYKTYIKKRIPKATQNGFSSESSNGKTKSQ, encoded by the exons ATGGCGACGTTGATACGACACATCTATCAGGGGTACCGCTACATCAACGACGAACTGTCAG ATCCCCGGACGCAGGATTTCTTTCTGATCGGCTCACCATGGGCCTGCCTAGGGATAGTGGGCTTCTACTTGTACTTCGTCCAGGACCTCGGGCCCACCCTAATGGCGAAGAGGAAGCCTTTCAACTTGGACAGGGTCATGCAATTATACAACGCGATACAGATAGTGTTATGTACATTCTTACTCTATAAA GCGCTGGATCTGGCCTGGCTAAGGGATTACAGTTTCTACTGCGAGCCGGTTGACTATTCCAACACCCCGCATGCGGTCGAG ATAGCCAGGTTGGTGTGGGTGTACTTCATACTGAAGGTCTTCGACCTTCTGGACACCGTTTTCTTCGTCCTCCGGAAGAAGCAGAATCAGGTGTCTTTCCTGCACGTTTACCATCACGCGGGGATGGCGATCGGTACCTGGGCGGCGACCAAGTTTCTGGCTGGGGGCCACGTTACCTTTTTAG GTACCATCAACTGTTTCGTCCACGTGGTGATGTACAGCCACTACCTGGCAACCTCGTTGGGGTTCAGCAAGCCCTGGTGGAAGAAGTACATCACCCAGCTGCAGCTCACGCAGTTCTTCCTCATACTGGTGCAGTACATACTGCTGGCCTGGGTGGACGACTGCGGCTTCCCCAAGTGGATATCGGCGGTGTTGATTCCCCAGAACCTCTTCATGATGGTCCTGTTTGCCGACTTCTACTACAAGACGTACATCAAGAAGCGCATCCCGAAGGCGACGCAGAACGGTTTCTCGTCGGAGTCGTCGAACGGGAAGACGAAGAGCCAGTAA